The Candidatus Sysuiplasma jiujiangense nucleotide sequence AAACTGGCTTATCAAGCGGGATTGAGTCTTCTTCTCCATACCTGATTTTTCCTTTTGACATCACTTCACCTCAAACATCTGTTTCTCCTGTATGGTCTTGCGGATGAACTCGGGGCTTGGCTTGGAATAGTACTTGAGAATTGTGGCTGCTGTATCACCTGTATTCTGAATTACTATCTCCATCGGGATCCCGAGTTCCCTTGAGAGTGAAATGTAAGTGTGCCGGATTGCATGCCAGCTCTTTCTTTTCCCTAATACCTTTTCAGTCCATGACTGTATCTTCCTTTCTATCGTCTTATGCGAGAACGGAAAGAGGCGGGGATCCTTGCCTCTTGCCAGCGTGTTGATAAACCTTCGCAGGACACCTAAAACCTCGGTTGGAATGAAAACATCCCTATATCGGTCCTTCTTCTCATCCCAAATCCGGATCTTCTGTTCCTGTTCGTTTATCGATATCTCCTCAAGAGCTGCGATCTCTGATATCCGCATCCCTGTATAGAGGCCCAGGAGGATGAGGGCATAGTCGGAGAAGTCCGTAATCGTTCTTAACAGCAGGTTCGCTTCCTGGGAAGTGAGGGGATCGTTCGGGGTCCGTTTCCTCTCTTTTATGTCTGTCTTATTTTGTTTCATTTTAGGACTTTTTCTTGATTCGAGTTTTTTTCTCCTGATTGGGGTATATATATTCAAGTGGATCGGACCTCCCGATTCTGTCCTAAACGTGCAAGAATAGGACATGTCTTTTTCTCCATGGAATTAATCCTCCTTCTCTGTTAAAGAACATTTCAGCCATTCATGCTCTCCCTCTCTCTGGATGATACGTTGCACAAGTGGTGTATTTCTTATAGACATCCAAAAATCAATCAATGGCTTCATTACGTTGTCATAATACCTTCTAACATAGAACGAACGCCAATCTTCAAGTTGCTTACGGAAATCGGGATCGCTGGTGGTGCTTGGGATATCTGCTGCAACAGTTTCTATCCATTTCTTGCCATTCAGGAAATTCAGCGAACCCTGATAATTTGACAACCATACGGAAATTATTAAAATTTCAAGAACATCACGTGGTTCAGCAGGTATTTCAACTCGATCATCACTTACCATGTCTGCGCACACAACATGAAGCCTAAAAAAAGACCTGCCTGGAATAACACGCTTTCCTCGTTTAGTTTCCATCCAGTCATCCTCGTCCGCAACATCGATGTATTCATCGCCTTTCCAGATAGGCAAGCCACACGCCTCACATTTTCCTTTATCTTTTCTTGCTTTCATTTTATTGCCTCTTTTAATTCTTTGTCACCAACCATATCATAAAACTCGGAGAGAAAAAATACAAACAGCATACCCAAGATTACGACGGTGCCTTGGATGAATATGTTATGCAGAAGGCCATTAACCAGATCATGAAGCTGGAATTGCAGCACTATGACATACCAAATGAAGATCATGAGAATGCCGAGTACTGGGATAAGATAAACTAATTCCGTCGTGGTTTTACTCAACTTGAATGTAAAATGATCTTTCATTGCCTCACCCTTCCCTTGTTCAGTTCCTTGAGAATGCCAAGCTCGTATCCTGCAAA carries:
- a CDS encoding site-specific integrase yields the protein MKQNKTDIKERKRTPNDPLTSQEANLLLRTITDFSDYALILLGLYTGMRISEIAALEEISINEQEQKIRIWDEKKDRYRDVFIPTEVLGVLRRFINTLARGKDPRLFPFSHKTIERKIQSWTEKVLGKRKSWHAIRHTYISLSRELGIPMEIVIQNTGDTAATILKYYSKPSPEFIRKTIQEKQMFEVK